One stretch of Francisella sp. LA112445 DNA includes these proteins:
- the serS gene encoding serine--tRNA ligase, with the protein MLDAKYIKDNLQEVAEKLATRGYKFDIAEFEAKEAKRKLLQEKTQELQADRNTISKEIGKRKAKGEDASDIFTKVNEINEELKIVEKDLKALLEDINDTLLGMPNIPASDVPIGKDENENVEIRKWGTPREFHPQAKAKDHADIGEILKMIDFKAGAKITGSRFVVLKSKIAKLHRALAQFMLDMHTEKHGYEEVYVPYMVNNDSLYGTGQLPKFSEDLFKLEGDFEYSLIPTAEVPVTNLVRDEILDTESLPRYYTAHTPCFRSEAGSYGRDTKGMIRQHQFEKVELVHITTPEKGEESLELLTSHAEKVLQKLNLPYRVMKLCTGDMGFSAKKTYDLEVWLPSQNTYREISSCSWCGDFQARRMKARYKDPSMKKPKLVHTLNGSGLAVGRTLLAVIENYQQEDGSIMVPEALINYMGGVSVIK; encoded by the coding sequence ATGCTTGATGCAAAATATATCAAAGATAATCTACAAGAAGTAGCTGAAAAACTTGCAACAAGAGGCTATAAGTTTGATATCGCAGAATTTGAAGCAAAGGAAGCAAAGAGAAAACTATTGCAAGAAAAAACACAAGAACTTCAAGCTGACAGAAATACTATTTCAAAAGAAATTGGTAAAAGAAAAGCTAAAGGTGAAGATGCTAGTGATATTTTTACCAAAGTTAATGAGATAAATGAAGAGCTTAAAATAGTTGAAAAAGATCTAAAAGCTTTACTTGAAGATATTAATGATACTTTATTAGGCATGCCAAACATTCCAGCAAGTGATGTTCCTATTGGTAAAGATGAGAATGAGAATGTTGAAATAAGAAAGTGGGGAACTCCTCGAGAATTTCACCCTCAAGCTAAGGCGAAAGACCATGCTGATATTGGTGAAATACTTAAGATGATCGATTTTAAAGCAGGAGCAAAAATTACAGGTAGTCGCTTTGTTGTTTTGAAAAGTAAAATAGCTAAGCTACATCGTGCTTTAGCTCAGTTTATGCTTGATATGCATACAGAAAAGCATGGCTATGAAGAGGTTTATGTGCCATATATGGTTAATAATGATAGTTTGTATGGTACTGGTCAACTACCAAAATTCTCGGAGGATCTTTTTAAATTAGAAGGTGATTTTGAATATAGCTTGATACCTACTGCTGAAGTTCCTGTTACAAATCTGGTTAGAGATGAGATATTAGATACTGAATCTTTACCTAGATATTATACAGCTCATACCCCTTGTTTTAGAAGTGAAGCTGGTTCTTATGGTAGAGATACTAAGGGCATGATTCGTCAACATCAATTTGAGAAAGTTGAGCTAGTACATATTACAACTCCAGAGAAAGGTGAAGAGTCTCTGGAGCTTTTAACTTCTCATGCAGAGAAAGTACTGCAAAAGCTGAACCTTCCTTATAGAGTAATGAAGCTATGTACAGGTGATATGGGCTTTAGTGCTAAGAAAACTTATGATTTAGAAGTTTGGTTACCATCTCAAAATACTTATAGAGAAATCTCTTCTTGTAGTTGGTGTGGTGACTTCCAAGCTCGTAGAATGAAAGCTAGATATAAAGATCCATCAATGAAAAAACCAAAATTAGTCCATACTCTAAATGGTTCAGGCTTAGCTGTTGGGAGAACATTATTAGCTGTTATAGAGAATTATCAACAAGAAGATGGCTCTATTATGGTTCCTGAAGCTCTCATAAACTATATGGGTGGTGTCTCGGTTATTAAATAA
- the gpmI gene encoding 2,3-bisphosphoglycerate-independent phosphoglycerate mutase encodes MKQTTLLVILDGWGYSESDYFNAIKNANTPTWDSIWQEFPKTLINASSLSVGLPRGQMGNSEVGHVNIGSGRVVYQELTKIDKAIEEKTFGENKAICDAIENVKQNDSSLHLMGLLSPGGVHSHEEHIFEMIKIAKQKGVKRVYLHAFLDGRDTPPRSAEESIKKADKLLQDLNLGYIASVSGRYYAMDRDNRWDRVEKAYNAIANAEAEFIYNNALEALEQSYARDQSDEFVIPTCIKKDDKLVKVQDNDSVIFMNFRADRAREISHAFVDKSFDSFSRPKHLNINFTTLTEYDSKLECAVAFPPEQPVNTLGEVLMKNHKTQLRIAETEKYPHVTFFFNGGKEDQFEGEDRILIPSPKVATYDLQPEMSAPEVTDKLVEAIKSGKYDCIMCNYANSDMVGHTGNYEAAMRAIEYLDQCLAKLKDVILEHNGNMFITADHGNADMMLNPETQKPHTAHTTNLVPFVYVGHKEAEVAIKDGKLSDIAPTILNVMGIPQPKEMTGKTIFKFEK; translated from the coding sequence ATGAAGCAAACTACTCTATTAGTGATTCTTGATGGCTGGGGCTATAGCGAGAGTGACTACTTTAATGCTATTAAAAATGCAAACACTCCAACTTGGGATAGCATCTGGCAAGAATTTCCAAAAACTCTTATTAATGCATCTAGTCTGTCAGTAGGTCTTCCTAGAGGTCAGATGGGTAATTCTGAAGTAGGGCATGTAAATATAGGTTCTGGTAGGGTGGTTTATCAAGAACTTACAAAAATTGACAAAGCTATAGAAGAAAAGACTTTCGGTGAAAATAAAGCTATTTGTGATGCTATAGAAAATGTTAAACAAAATGATTCAAGTTTGCATTTGATGGGATTGCTTTCTCCTGGAGGAGTTCACTCTCATGAAGAGCATATTTTTGAGATGATAAAGATAGCTAAGCAGAAAGGTGTTAAAAGAGTTTATCTACATGCATTTTTAGATGGTAGAGATACCCCTCCTAGATCTGCAGAGGAGTCTATCAAAAAAGCTGATAAGTTACTACAAGATCTAAACTTAGGATATATAGCTAGTGTTTCTGGAAGATACTATGCAATGGATAGAGATAATCGTTGGGATAGAGTTGAAAAAGCTTATAATGCTATAGCAAATGCAGAAGCTGAATTTATATATAATAATGCTCTTGAAGCGTTAGAACAATCATATGCTCGTGATCAGTCTGATGAATTTGTAATACCAACTTGTATTAAAAAAGATGATAAATTAGTTAAGGTCCAAGATAATGATAGTGTTATCTTTATGAATTTTAGAGCTGATAGAGCTAGAGAGATTAGTCATGCTTTTGTTGATAAAAGTTTTGATAGTTTCTCAAGACCAAAGCATTTAAATATAAACTTCACAACACTTACAGAGTACGACTCTAAGCTTGAATGTGCTGTGGCATTTCCTCCAGAACAGCCAGTTAATACTCTAGGTGAAGTATTAATGAAAAATCATAAAACACAACTAAGAATAGCAGAAACAGAAAAGTATCCTCATGTGACATTCTTTTTTAATGGTGGTAAGGAGGATCAATTCGAGGGTGAAGATAGAATCTTGATTCCATCTCCAAAAGTAGCTACTTATGATTTACAGCCTGAAATGTCAGCGCCAGAGGTTACAGATAAGCTAGTTGAAGCTATAAAAAGTGGTAAGTATGACTGTATAATGTGTAACTATGCTAACTCTGATATGGTTGGCCATACAGGAAACTATGAAGCAGCTATGCGTGCGATAGAGTATCTTGATCAATGTTTAGCTAAATTAAAAGACGTGATACTTGAGCATAATGGCAATATGTTTATCACAGCTGACCATGGTAATGCAGATATGATGCTAAATCCAGAGACGCAAAAACCTCATACAGCTCATACAACAAACCTTGTACCGTTTGTATATGTCGGTCATAAAGAAGCTGAAGTTGCTATCAAAGATGGCAAGCTTTCTGATATTGCGCCAACTATACTTAATGTAATGGGAATACCTCAGCCTAAGGAAATGACAGGCAAAACTATTTTTAAATTTGAAAAATAA
- a CDS encoding MFS transporter, whose protein sequence is MVERVFRVLKNSFGNIIEWYDFSLYGYFATIIAVEFFPKINHWVALISAFGAFAAGFVARPIGSVVFGRLGDKLGRHYAMNIAIIFMAIPTIIMAFLPGYNTIGFYAPILLVLVRVFQGLSAGGQFGNLMTLTAEQENQPYRGFNLAVAYATSIVGFLLASGVSYLTLNFLPESWQNYAWRFPFALGFFLLLIHFFIKEDKKVENSENNFKVEPIRDLLKHYPWRLTLVVCLSTTAMVLYYLDITYMVTYMETELNLSLTTALAINTISIAIMCVVTPLAGYLSDIFGRKRTHIIGYVILLVLCVPMVMFMQLQNIALITSMVIAMAALTAIIQGVSTPYYTETFPPRVRATGCSIGFGFGASLSGFAPMIATIVMGWLSPTIGLCLFLLAVAVIGLIIAIIIPNQQVEVRRLNSIEAFAS, encoded by the coding sequence ATGGTAGAGCGAGTTTTTCGTGTATTAAAAAATTCTTTTGGTAATATCATTGAATGGTATGATTTTTCTCTATATGGCTATTTTGCAACAATTATTGCTGTCGAATTTTTCCCAAAAATTAACCATTGGGTAGCATTAATATCAGCTTTTGGAGCATTTGCTGCCGGGTTTGTTGCTAGACCTATTGGTTCAGTTGTCTTTGGTAGACTTGGGGATAAATTAGGTCGACATTATGCCATGAATATAGCTATTATTTTTATGGCTATACCGACTATTATTATGGCTTTTTTACCAGGTTACAATACTATAGGTTTTTATGCTCCTATATTATTGGTTTTAGTCAGAGTATTTCAAGGTTTATCCGCGGGAGGGCAGTTTGGTAATCTTATGACCCTAACGGCTGAACAAGAGAACCAGCCTTATCGAGGCTTTAATCTAGCTGTAGCATATGCAACATCTATAGTTGGTTTTTTACTAGCTTCAGGTGTTAGCTATTTGACATTAAATTTTTTACCAGAATCATGGCAAAACTATGCTTGGCGTTTTCCTTTTGCATTAGGGTTCTTTTTACTACTAATCCATTTCTTTATAAAAGAGGATAAAAAGGTAGAAAATTCTGAAAATAACTTCAAGGTTGAACCTATTCGAGATCTGCTTAAACATTACCCATGGCGTTTAACTTTAGTAGTATGTTTATCAACTACTGCAATGGTGCTTTATTACTTAGATATAACATATATGGTAACGTATATGGAAACTGAGCTTAATCTTAGCCTGACAACAGCATTAGCGATAAATACTATTAGTATAGCTATTATGTGTGTTGTAACACCTTTAGCAGGATATTTGTCAGATATTTTTGGTCGTAAAAGAACTCATATTATCGGTTATGTGATACTTCTAGTACTATGTGTACCTATGGTTATGTTTATGCAACTTCAAAACATTGCTTTAATTACATCTATGGTTATTGCAATGGCAGCATTGACAGCAATAATTCAAGGGGTGTCAACACCTTATTATACCGAAACATTTCCACCTAGAGTTCGTGCGACAGGGTGCTCTATAGGCTTTGGTTTTGGAGCATCTCTATCTGGATTTGCACCAATGATAGCTACGATTGTTATGGGGTGGTTATCACCGACGATAGGTTTGTGCTTATTTCTTTTAGCTGTGGCTGTTATAGGTTTGATCATAGCTATTATAATTCCTAATCAACAAGTTGAAGTCAGAAGGTTAAATAGTATAGAGGCTTTTGCTAGTTAA
- a CDS encoding FAD-binding and (Fe-S)-binding domain-containing protein: MSKNKLPTLDSVNTLNILIDAFSEELRRMKFEGDIHSDYASRISTSMDNSVYFIVPELVVFPKNKSDVNRIFALASKKEYQEVKFSPRGGGTGTSGHSLCAGVIVDSSRYMNNILEINIEKEFVRVEPGVVLDQLNDALADTEYFFAPNLSPSNRATLGGMVNTDACGKGSRIYGRTSQHVLELGCTLVNGQKLTTKKIKLSDLEEDNLSEVEKNIYSTIVEQIIDKYSLIEEKLPKLSRFLTGYNLAKTYDKKDNSINLSYLVSGSEGTLAFVKEMTLKLTKKPKYKALFSISYDSFDKALKAARDLLPSNPSAIETIDNNIVEIAKDDEIYPKIKYMLEKDSSINLAAINLVEFIADSQHDLDTKTAKLERTLLDKRATFHLTESPSEMDSLWELRKKGVGLLGAMKGDRKPIPFIEDTAVAPERLADYIAELTKLLDCYGVKYGMFGHVDVGCLHVRPALDMSSAEDYKKVAQITKKVSELVRKYGGILCAEHGHGHRSEHLKDYFGDELYESLGHIKKAFDPHNQLNPGKITVPNGSKDQLVKVDGPFRGYSDEQVPKEMRQQFSGAYNCNGNSQCLNYNLDTVICPSAKASRNWLYSPKGRSAVLREWLNQLAAKGYSTIDKEDSFGYEKAQDTLNDFSHQVYDSLDKCLGCKACITGCPIKVDIPTMKSQFLANYHSRYKRPSLDYFVKHSESILKINLYMPKIFNDIFNTQFVRAGLANTIGFTDTPLISSLNLRAELKQRNAPEFSIQELESLSIEQRKKTVCIVQDIFTSLYDTHIVLTLYDFLTALGFRVYFAPFRINGKPSHVKGFLKYFKKQALKATKLYNEIAKTKVEMIGIDPAMTLVYRDEYRKVCGDQVRFKVKMLQEWLVTKLEDLPQMNNMIDNEFNLFNHCTEKSLSAATTTDWQKIFTHFGINTKIANVGCCGMSGSFGHESKHVDDSKQIYNLSWKDKIKQSGIRNSIATGFSCRCQVKRIEGHTIKHPIEILELNRKKQQKVLTQKIG, translated from the coding sequence ATAAGCAAAAATAAATTACCAACCCTTGATAGTGTAAATACCTTAAATATCTTAATAGACGCCTTTTCTGAAGAACTAAGAAGAATGAAGTTTGAAGGTGATATTCATTCTGACTATGCCTCAAGAATATCCACCTCTATGGATAACAGTGTGTATTTTATTGTTCCAGAGCTAGTAGTTTTCCCAAAAAATAAAAGCGATGTTAATAGAATCTTTGCTTTAGCTAGTAAGAAAGAATATCAAGAGGTAAAGTTCTCGCCACGAGGAGGAGGTACAGGTACATCAGGGCATTCATTATGTGCTGGTGTTATAGTAGATTCAAGTCGCTATATGAATAATATTTTAGAAATAAATATTGAAAAAGAATTCGTCAGGGTCGAGCCAGGCGTTGTCCTAGATCAATTAAATGATGCTCTAGCAGACACCGAGTACTTTTTTGCCCCAAATCTATCACCTAGTAATAGAGCGACATTAGGCGGTATGGTAAATACTGATGCTTGCGGTAAAGGCTCAAGAATATATGGTCGCACTAGCCAACATGTTTTAGAACTAGGATGTACATTAGTAAATGGACAAAAACTTACAACAAAGAAAATAAAACTAAGTGACCTAGAAGAGGATAACTTAAGTGAAGTTGAAAAAAATATATACTCAACTATTGTTGAGCAAATTATTGATAAATACTCATTAATCGAAGAAAAACTACCTAAATTAAGTAGATTTCTAACTGGTTATAATTTAGCTAAGACCTATGATAAAAAAGATAATAGTATCAATCTCAGCTATTTGGTTTCTGGATCAGAGGGTACTCTTGCTTTTGTTAAAGAAATGACTCTTAAGCTTACCAAAAAACCAAAATACAAAGCACTCTTTAGTATTTCTTATGATAGTTTTGATAAGGCTCTAAAAGCTGCTAGAGATTTATTACCCTCAAATCCTTCTGCAATAGAAACTATTGATAACAATATTGTTGAAATAGCTAAAGATGATGAGATTTATCCGAAAATAAAATATATGCTTGAAAAAGATTCATCGATAAACCTTGCAGCTATAAATCTTGTAGAATTTATTGCTGATTCCCAACATGACTTAGACACCAAAACTGCAAAACTAGAGAGAACACTATTAGATAAGCGAGCAACCTTTCATTTAACAGAGAGTCCTTCTGAGATGGATAGCCTATGGGAACTTCGTAAAAAAGGCGTAGGACTACTTGGTGCGATGAAAGGTGATCGTAAACCAATTCCGTTTATAGAAGATACTGCAGTTGCCCCCGAGAGACTAGCAGACTACATAGCTGAGCTAACAAAACTACTTGATTGTTATGGTGTCAAATATGGTATGTTTGGCCATGTTGACGTTGGTTGTCTTCATGTACGTCCTGCTTTAGATATGAGTTCTGCTGAAGATTATAAAAAGGTTGCTCAGATCACAAAAAAAGTTAGTGAACTTGTTAGAAAATATGGCGGTATTTTATGTGCTGAACATGGTCATGGCCATCGAAGCGAGCATCTAAAGGATTATTTCGGTGATGAACTTTATGAATCTTTAGGTCATATTAAAAAGGCTTTTGATCCACATAATCAACTTAACCCAGGTAAGATAACTGTACCTAATGGTAGTAAAGACCAACTAGTAAAAGTTGATGGTCCTTTTAGAGGATATTCAGATGAGCAAGTACCAAAAGAAATGCGTCAACAATTCTCCGGGGCATATAATTGTAATGGTAACTCTCAATGTTTAAATTATAATTTAGACACTGTTATCTGCCCATCTGCTAAAGCTAGCAGAAACTGGCTATATTCACCTAAAGGAAGATCTGCTGTTTTACGTGAATGGCTAAATCAGTTGGCTGCAAAAGGCTACTCTACAATTGATAAAGAAGATAGTTTTGGTTATGAAAAGGCCCAAGATACTCTTAATGACTTCTCCCATCAGGTTTATGACTCTTTAGATAAATGCTTAGGTTGTAAAGCTTGTATCACAGGATGTCCTATAAAAGTTGATATCCCTACTATGAAATCACAGTTTTTAGCAAATTATCATTCTCGATACAAAAGACCATCTCTAGACTATTTTGTCAAACATAGTGAATCTATCTTAAAGATAAACTTATATATGCCAAAAATCTTCAATGATATCTTTAACACACAGTTTGTTAGGGCTGGCTTAGCAAATACTATCGGATTTACTGATACCCCATTAATAAGCTCCTTAAACTTAAGAGCTGAACTAAAACAAAGAAATGCTCCTGAGTTTAGTATCCAAGAGCTAGAAAGCTTATCAATAGAGCAAAGAAAAAAAACTGTCTGCATTGTCCAAGATATTTTTACATCATTATATGATACCCATATAGTGCTGACTTTATATGATTTCTTAACAGCTTTAGGGTTTAGAGTTTATTTTGCTCCTTTTAGAATAAATGGTAAACCTTCTCATGTTAAAGGTTTCTTAAAATATTTTAAGAAACAAGCCTTAAAAGCGACTAAACTTTATAATGAAATAGCTAAAACTAAAGTTGAGATGATTGGTATCGATCCAGCTATGACTCTAGTATACCGTGATGAATATCGTAAGGTTTGTGGCGATCAAGTAAGATTTAAAGTAAAAATGCTTCAAGAGTGGCTAGTTACAAAACTAGAAGATTTGCCACAAATGAACAATATGATAGATAATGAGTTTAATCTATTTAATCACTGTACAGAAAAATCCCTATCTGCAGCTACTACAACTGATTGGCAAAAAATCTTCACTCACTTTGGTATAAATACAAAAATCGCTAATGTTGGTTGTTGTGGTATGTCTGGTAGCTTTGGTCATGAATCTAAACATGTAGATGACTCAAAACAGATCTATAATTTAAGCTGGAAAGATAAAATAAAACAGTCTGGAATTAGAAATTCTATAGCAACAGGATTCTCTTGTAGATGCCAAGTTAAGCGTATCGAAGGACACACAATTAAGCATCCTATAGAAATTTTAGAATTAAATCGAAAAAAACAGCAAAAAGTGTTGACACAGAAAATAGGATAA
- a CDS encoding RidA family protein yields the protein MEKTKINTANAPQAIGPYEQAIKVGGIVYTSGQIPLRSDGSMAGECIKEQTTQVMQNLKAVLEAAGSSLDKVIKATIFIKDMTEFTTINEIYSSFFNGNFPARSCVEVARLPKDVRVEIEAIAIAG from the coding sequence ATGGAAAAAACAAAAATAAATACAGCAAATGCACCTCAAGCAATAGGTCCATATGAGCAAGCTATAAAAGTTGGAGGTATTGTTTATACTTCTGGCCAGATCCCTTTGAGATCAGATGGAAGCATGGCGGGTGAGTGTATAAAAGAGCAAACTACTCAAGTTATGCAAAATTTAAAAGCTGTATTAGAAGCTGCAGGATCTAGTCTAGATAAGGTTATTAAAGCTACTATCTTTATCAAAGATATGACTGAGTTTACTACAATTAACGAGATATATAGTTCTTTCTTTAATGGTAACTTTCCAGCTCGTTCATGTGTTGAAGTTGCTAGACTACCAAAGGATGTTCGTGTTGAAATAGAAGCTATTGCTATAGCTGGTTAA
- a CDS encoding SulP family inorganic anion transporter, producing MLDYKNTFIGRNIKSDVLSGIVVAVALVPEAIGFSLLAGVSPTVGLYTAFILGFITALVGGKPGMISGATGSVAVVLIALGIHIHAIIPADVLHSMTKEQTSMYILQYILLCTIMAGVWQILIGLFKLGKFIRLVPQPAMYGFVNGLAIVIAMAQLRFFHDANIWMYALVVITMAIVYFVPKITDKVPSGLVAIIFVTIVAIAFKLPVENIGQYQDISGSFPTFAIPDFHLTWASFWVVLPYSVLVGLVGLIESLLTLSVLDEMDGKRGSGNQECVAQGVGNITCGFFGGMAGCVMIGQSIINFTNGGRGRLSSLTASVLLISFVVVLSHWISLIPLAVLVGIMFMVCVNTFAWESTNRLRYMPNSDKLVLIIVTVITVYADLAVAVISGVIVSALVFAWKNSQVRSRTHREEDGTKVYEFFGPLFFGSTTSFMSLFDIQHDPDNIVLDFANSRVMDISGTEAIDTITKKYLDLGKKVTLRHLSEDCREILKNAGPYCVFEEIDPTYKVARDI from the coding sequence TTGTTAGATTATAAAAATACCTTTATAGGTAGGAATATAAAAAGTGATGTTCTATCTGGTATCGTTGTAGCTGTAGCTCTAGTACCTGAAGCAATAGGGTTTTCTTTGTTGGCAGGAGTTTCACCAACGGTTGGTTTATATACAGCATTTATACTTGGTTTTATTACAGCTTTAGTAGGTGGTAAGCCTGGTATGATCTCAGGAGCTACTGGTTCTGTAGCTGTTGTTTTAATTGCTTTAGGGATACATATTCATGCGATTATTCCAGCAGATGTTTTACATAGTATGACCAAAGAACAAACTAGTATGTATATTCTGCAATATATATTGTTATGTACGATTATGGCTGGGGTATGGCAGATTTTAATTGGTTTATTTAAACTTGGTAAATTTATTAGACTAGTTCCTCAGCCTGCGATGTATGGTTTTGTAAATGGTTTAGCAATTGTAATTGCGATGGCTCAGCTTAGGTTTTTCCATGATGCAAATATATGGATGTATGCGTTAGTAGTTATAACAATGGCAATAGTATATTTTGTACCTAAGATTACAGATAAAGTGCCATCAGGACTTGTAGCTATTATATTTGTAACGATAGTAGCAATAGCATTTAAGCTACCTGTTGAAAATATTGGGCAATACCAAGATATATCAGGAAGCTTCCCAACTTTTGCTATTCCAGATTTTCATTTAACATGGGCATCTTTCTGGGTTGTATTACCTTACTCAGTATTAGTAGGATTAGTAGGTCTTATAGAATCCTTACTTACACTATCAGTTTTAGATGAAATGGATGGTAAAAGAGGTAGTGGGAACCAGGAGTGTGTGGCACAAGGTGTTGGTAATATTACTTGTGGATTCTTTGGTGGTATGGCAGGCTGTGTAATGATTGGACAATCTATAATCAATTTCACCAATGGTGGTAGAGGGCGTTTATCATCATTAACAGCTTCAGTTCTATTGATTAGTTTTGTAGTTGTCTTATCCCACTGGATATCATTGATACCTCTAGCAGTTTTAGTAGGTATTATGTTTATGGTTTGTGTAAATACTTTTGCTTGGGAAAGTACTAATAGACTTAGATATATGCCAAATTCGGATAAATTAGTATTGATTATCGTAACAGTTATTACAGTCTATGCAGACTTGGCAGTAGCTGTGATTTCTGGTGTGATTGTATCGGCATTAGTATTTGCATGGAAAAACTCACAAGTAAGAAGTAGAACACACCGTGAAGAAGATGGTACAAAAGTATATGAGTTTTTTGGTCCACTGTTTTTTGGTTCAACAACTTCTTTTATGAGTTTATTTGATATACAGCATGATCCTGATAATATTGTCTTAGATTTTGCTAATTCTAGAGTTATGGATATATCTGGAACTGAAGCTATAGATACTATAACTAAGAAATATTTAGATTTAGGTAAAAAGGTTACTTTGCGACATCTAAGTGAAGATTGTCGTGAGATATTAAAAAATGCAGGTCCATACTGTGTTTTCGAAGAAATTGATCCAACATATAAAGTAGCGAGGGATATATAA
- a CDS encoding ABC transporter permease, with protein sequence MKHFDINRYYAIFLKEVIHMLRDKVTIGLVIGIPLIQVILFGFAINMNPKHLNTALVNGDRTIQTNYLIEKINNTKYFDIKYQNLSRSQAMTLMQKGKVQFIIDIPPNFTKEVYRGQSPNILIIADGANSGTGAALDAINKVKSIYSQYFSNKSLVQQKQPFNFVIHNKYNPENKTQNNIVPALAGVILTMTMVMVTSLTITREKEYGTMESLLATPVTSLEIIFGKITPYIVVGYIQLLLIIFFAKVIFGITIVGSILLLLVATFPFIIANLLVGITFSTVADTQLQAMQMTFFFFLPSILLSGFMFPFEGMPEWAQVIGNILPLTHYLNIVRGILLKGAGFFDILNSIYPLLIFMVVVAAICLKKYKNTI encoded by the coding sequence ATGAAACATTTTGATATTAATAGGTATTATGCAATTTTCTTGAAAGAAGTTATTCATATGCTTAGAGATAAGGTGACTATTGGACTTGTCATAGGTATCCCTTTGATTCAAGTAATACTTTTTGGCTTTGCTATTAATATGAATCCAAAGCATTTAAATACAGCTCTTGTTAATGGTGATAGAACAATACAGACAAATTATCTTATTGAGAAAATTAATAATACAAAATACTTTGATATTAAGTATCAGAACCTTTCACGGAGTCAAGCTATGACCTTGATGCAGAAAGGTAAGGTTCAATTTATAATTGATATTCCTCCAAACTTTACAAAAGAAGTCTACCGAGGACAGTCTCCAAATATTCTAATAATAGCTGATGGTGCTAACTCTGGGACAGGAGCGGCGCTCGATGCAATAAATAAAGTTAAATCTATATATAGCCAATATTTTTCAAATAAATCATTAGTCCAGCAAAAGCAACCATTTAATTTTGTAATTCATAATAAATATAATCCAGAAAATAAAACGCAAAATAATATTGTTCCAGCCCTAGCAGGAGTTATTTTAACAATGACTATGGTTATGGTTACTTCTTTGACTATAACAAGGGAGAAAGAGTATGGCACAATGGAGTCATTGCTTGCGACACCTGTAACATCTCTAGAAATCATCTTTGGTAAAATAACTCCATATATAGTAGTGGGTTATATCCAACTGCTACTAATTATATTTTTTGCTAAAGTAATATTTGGTATAACAATTGTGGGTAGTATTTTATTGCTACTTGTAGCGACATTTCCTTTTATTATAGCTAATCTTTTAGTAGGAATAACTTTTTCAACAGTTGCTGATACACAGTTACAAGCAATGCAGATGACATTTTTCTTCTTCTTGCCATCAATATTATTATCAGGATTTATGTTTCCTTTTGAAGGGATGCCTGAATGGGCTCAAGTCATAGGCAATATATTGCCACTAACACATTATTTAAATATAGTTCGAGGAATTTTGCTAAAAGGGGCAGGATTCTTTGATATCCTAAATAGTATCTATCCTTTATTAATCTTTATGGTGGTTGTAGCAGCTATCTGTTTAAAGAAATATAAAAATACAATTTAA